From a single Arachis hypogaea cultivar Tifrunner chromosome 3, arahy.Tifrunner.gnm2.J5K5, whole genome shotgun sequence genomic region:
- the LOC112790506 gene encoding GCN5-related N-acetyltransferase 6, chloroplastic isoform X2 has product MPPMATIPTHRPELHALFFNRSISCFKCPKIVASWAHTKSSPILENTNDNKTTTNLKKKEELCVQHLRPPIPKTENLGSKNLRFERLQPSDQEVAQGNRFEFGEFVAREAVLDEEYWTAAWLRSECQWENRMYERYIDNFKRKFAEQEFIALRRRCKVLNGETCTCIITVRKQHNNLKHSVLKSVVGTLDLNIRYLLQGETFPGEHVKAPLFVSIDRTAPSRYGYIANLCVTKPARQQGIASNMLYFAIEAAKYNGVTQIYVHVDRNNRPAQMLYQKLGFQMVETANTKLSLEETFLLRLQT; this is encoded by the exons ATGCCTCCCATGGCAACAATTCCAACACACAGACCTGAGTTGCATGCTTTGTTCTTCAATCGGTCCATTAGCTGTTTCAAATGCCCAAAAATTGTTGCCTCATG GGCACATACGAAATCTTCCCCAATATTGGAAAACACTAATGATAATAAGACGACGACtaatttgaagaagaaagaagaactttGTGTGCAGCATTTAAGGCCACCGATTCCAAAAACCGAAAATTTAGGGTCCAAGAATCTTCGATTTGAACGGTTGCAGCCATCTGATCAAGAAGTGGCTCAAGGAAATAGGTTTGAATTCGGGGAATTTGTTGCGCGTGAAGCTGTGCTTGATGAAGAATATTGG ACAGCGGCATGGCTGAGATCAGAATGTCAATGGGAGAATAGAATGTATGAAAG ATATATTGATAACTTCAAACGGAAATTTGCTGAGCAG GAATTTATTGCGTTAAGAAGGCGGTGCAAGGTTCTAAATGGGGAGACCTGCACATGCATTATCACG GTAAGGAAGCAGCACAACAATTTAAAACATTCAGTATTAAAAAGTGTTGTGGGAACCCTTGATTTGAATATCCGCTATTTGCTGCAAGGCGAGACCTTTCCCGGG GAACACGTAAAGGCTCCACTTTTTGTTAGCATCGACAGAACGGCACCGAGCAGATATGGCTACATTGCAAACTTATGTGTCACCAAACCAGCTCGACAACAGGGAATAGCGAGCAACATGTTATATTTTGCTATTGAAGCTGCAAAATATAATG GGGTGACTCAAATATATGTTCATGTTGATAGAAATAATAGGCCTGCACAGATGTTGTACCAGAAGTTGGGCTTCCAG ATGGTTGAGACGGCAAACACCAAATTGTCGCTAGAGGAAACATTCTTGCTACGTTTGCAGACTTAA
- the LOC112790506 gene encoding GCN5-related N-acetyltransferase 6, chloroplastic isoform X1, protein MPPMATIPTHRPELHALFFNRSISCFKCPKIVASWSMAHTKSSPILENTNDNKTTTNLKKKEELCVQHLRPPIPKTENLGSKNLRFERLQPSDQEVAQGNRFEFGEFVAREAVLDEEYWTAAWLRSECQWENRMYERYIDNFKRKFAEQEFIALRRRCKVLNGETCTCIITVRKQHNNLKHSVLKSVVGTLDLNIRYLLQGETFPGEHVKAPLFVSIDRTAPSRYGYIANLCVTKPARQQGIASNMLYFAIEAAKYNGVTQIYVHVDRNNRPAQMLYQKLGFQMVETANTKLSLEETFLLRLQT, encoded by the exons ATGCCTCCCATGGCAACAATTCCAACACACAGACCTGAGTTGCATGCTTTGTTCTTCAATCGGTCCATTAGCTGTTTCAAATGCCCAAAAATTGTTGCCTCATGGTCCAT GGCACATACGAAATCTTCCCCAATATTGGAAAACACTAATGATAATAAGACGACGACtaatttgaagaagaaagaagaactttGTGTGCAGCATTTAAGGCCACCGATTCCAAAAACCGAAAATTTAGGGTCCAAGAATCTTCGATTTGAACGGTTGCAGCCATCTGATCAAGAAGTGGCTCAAGGAAATAGGTTTGAATTCGGGGAATTTGTTGCGCGTGAAGCTGTGCTTGATGAAGAATATTGG ACAGCGGCATGGCTGAGATCAGAATGTCAATGGGAGAATAGAATGTATGAAAG ATATATTGATAACTTCAAACGGAAATTTGCTGAGCAG GAATTTATTGCGTTAAGAAGGCGGTGCAAGGTTCTAAATGGGGAGACCTGCACATGCATTATCACG GTAAGGAAGCAGCACAACAATTTAAAACATTCAGTATTAAAAAGTGTTGTGGGAACCCTTGATTTGAATATCCGCTATTTGCTGCAAGGCGAGACCTTTCCCGGG GAACACGTAAAGGCTCCACTTTTTGTTAGCATCGACAGAACGGCACCGAGCAGATATGGCTACATTGCAAACTTATGTGTCACCAAACCAGCTCGACAACAGGGAATAGCGAGCAACATGTTATATTTTGCTATTGAAGCTGCAAAATATAATG GGGTGACTCAAATATATGTTCATGTTGATAGAAATAATAGGCCTGCACAGATGTTGTACCAGAAGTTGGGCTTCCAG ATGGTTGAGACGGCAAACACCAAATTGTCGCTAGAGGAAACATTCTTGCTACGTTTGCAGACTTAA